The Salvia miltiorrhiza cultivar Shanhuang (shh) chromosome 1, IMPLAD_Smil_shh, whole genome shotgun sequence genome has a window encoding:
- the LOC131024625 gene encoding 50S ribosomal protein L19-2, chloroplastic-like, with protein sequence MTLEHSVKFQSKYNGRIRLHCAHTSLYFASASTNIISESPVMSSNFLPQTLFVVPRCSAQCQPKSLALSAAPSRRPSAGGLASRISTRPFGFNFAEKDRKLSFLVRAETNPEAEAVVEESQDNADSVDSEEAEVLPDDKPPSKPRIKLGDIMGILNKKAIEASDGVRPTPDLRTGDIVEIKLEVPENRRRLSIYKGIVISKQNAGIHTTIRIRRVIAGVGVEIVFPVYSPNIKEIKVIKHRKVRRARLYYLRDKLPRLSTFK encoded by the exons ATGACTTTGGAGCATTCAGTAAAATTTCAATCAAAATACAACGGACGGATAAGGCTGCACTGCGCACACACTTCACTCTATTTTGCTTCAGCTTCCACTaatatcatatctgaatctcCAGTTATGTCCTCCAACTTTCTTCCTCAG ACGTTGTTCGTGGTCCCTAGATGCTCGGCGCAATGCCAGCCAAAGAGCCTGGCGCTTTCAGCTGCCCCTTCGCGGCGCCCCTCCGCCGGAGGGTTGGCTTCTAGGATTTCAACGCGGCCTTTTGGATTCAATTTCGCGGAGAAGGATAGAAAATTGTCTTTTCTTGTGAGGGCTGAAACCAATCCTGAAGCAGAAGCGGTAGTTGAAGAGAGCCAGGATAATGCGGATAGTGTAGATTCTGAAGAGGCTGAGGTTTTGCCCGATGATAAGCCACCTTCGAAACCTAGGATAAAGCTCGGTGACATAATGGGG ATACTAAACAAAAAGGCAATTGAAGCATCAGATGGTGTAAGGCCTACCCCGGATCTTCGTACAGGAGATATCGTGGAAATCAAGCTG GAAGTTCCAGAAAACAGACGAAGATTATCTATATACAAAGGTATAGTTATATCGAAGCAAAATGCTGGCATCCACACAACAATTCGCATTCGACGTGTTATTGCTGGTGTTGGAGTTGAGATTGTGTTCCCAGT ATATTCACCAAATATCAAAGAGATCAAAGTAATCAAGCACCGGAAAGTGAGGAGGGCACGGCTCTACTATTTGCGCGACAAGCTTCCAAGGCTATCGACCTTCAAGTGA